The following is a genomic window from Elaeis guineensis isolate ETL-2024a chromosome 10, EG11, whole genome shotgun sequence.
CTAAGGCTGTAAAGTGAGTTGGGCTGGATCAGGGATGAGCCACAATATTTGactccagttttttttttttttttaaaaaagaatctATACCTAATCCAATTCTATTCAAGTTGGATCTGATtagatataatattaattatCTTCCATTAGAATTTTCAGGCCATACTAATTCTAAAACAAACCACACTAAAGACATACAAATCGACTAGCtaattatatcataaaaatatttgcaTCATAAAATGATAGCATGcaatatataatttttcatcTGGCATTTATCTGGAGTTCGTTTTTAAATTAAAGATAATTAACAAGAACCTGAGAGCCCTAGAGAGGGATCTGAAACACTTGCTGTAAAGTGAAGTGGGTGTCACTGCTAACCAGGAGGCATGATCCTTCATAATGGTGTTACTTGGATGAGAATGATAAGATGTCCTCTCCATCAGTTGTTCTCAAATGGGAGATCTACTCATCAGACCATTTTAACAATCCAATGAATGAGAGATCTAACACTCATCaaacctcctttttttttttttttttttttgatgaaactcATCTAACCATTTTTACGGTCCAATGAAGCAACATTAGTCACATACTAATATAAGTTACAGGGACTGAGTTGATGCTTGTGCCAAAGTGATATGCAAGTtatcatacatctcatgcataacTGATTGATTGTAAAGTCTACATAAGAGCATCAAGCGATTAGAAAGAGTGGGGTCAGAATACTCCCATCCCCTGGCATTATGGCAAGAAGAAAACAACCATCCATTCATTTAACAGCTTGAGTTCCAACCAAGTTATTGGACCTGATATGCAGATGGCTAAACCAAACCAACCAGACGCTTCCATCTGAAGAGAGCAGTAGTAAGAGAAATAAAGCCATTTTGAATTAAACCCCATGTGTTATTCCTAGCCTCTTGCTCATGTTCCCTCCTAGTGAGAAGCAGAGAGGCTAACCTAAAGGAAGACAGACCTCAATAAAGTTCCACAAAAACTCCCCTAGATGTAAAGCTTCAACCTTACACAAAGATCCTTCTTTGTGCCACTTTCACCCCCTCTACCCATTATTTGTTTTccctctaaaattaaatataaagaaaaagaagacacaGAAACAGAAAAGAAAACATAGGATAGAATCCAGACTCACTGTCCACCATTTGGACGAAGGCAAACAAAAGGCTCCAAAACTGCCACCCGCCAGGTCCTACCAACACCTTGCAGTGTCCACCATTTGGACGACAAGTAGCCAGCCGAAGCATCCCCTCGCTCTCAATGGTGGGTTCTGAATCATTTATTCACCGGTTCCTGGTTACCGTGTGACCTCTGTCACCCCACCTCTCTTTCAACGTACGCACCAATTGACTTCACAGTTTTTAATGCCTTCTTCGTTGCTATCGTCCATTATAATGGGATATTGCTGGAAATCATCATCAGGAATACTAATACAATATACACAGTGAGCAATGGATGCCATCCATTGTTTAAAACACACCCATGGCCGAATAAACCAAATGATCATCTTTGTTTCTGGAACAGACCAACTGATCATATTGTAAGTAACTACTATGAACTGACAAAAGACCGCGTGCGATGATAGGGACTACTATATATAAAGATGATGCTGATGATAAGATGTGAGCATGGAAGTTTGGCACTGATTGCTGGATTGCTAAACAATGTTTCTGCCGGCCAGAAAAATAACAAACTCGCCCATCCACGCCTCCTCAGTGGACACATTGATACATTGCTCAGTTGGAATTGATAATTTGGGCCGCCGGTAGACATTTATCTCAGCGGCTGAACTTCATTAGAATCATGCTCCTTCCACCCCCCAACACAGTCGGAGCTCAGCTGATCTTTCCTCATTCCCAATTCTCCACTAGTCACTACTTTCATAAGCAGGAAAAGGGTAGAAAGGAACATAGGATTGGTACTTACAACCTGAGGGGTATCAATGGCTGCTGAACAACAAATTGTCAAGCAGCAGCAGAAGACAAATGATAGGGCAGAATGGTCTGAAAGGATCAGACTGCTACATCGATCTCAGAGCAGCTCAACAGGGAGATACCACTCCAATTCCAACAATAGCCAGCTGCACCACCCATCCTCTCTAAATACTTTGCACCACAGCAGGTGGATGCCTTGCATTCCTTGCAAGGAGGGCAGGAGTATTCTGTGAATAACGGGCACATGAAACTCAAAATGAAGGAGCCTGCTGCAGTAAACATCCAAAGAAGCAGAGGTCAGGGATGCGGATGGCGATCATCAGCAGAAAGGAGGTGCCTGCAGATCTGAAAGGGAGATCATCTACTGAAGAATTGAGCCAGCAATGCCATCATAACTCAGCAGCAAAAATTGTAGAGCAGCGAAGCACATCAGCCAAAGACAAGAACCAATTCATTTCCTTTGATAGACCAGTCTATTCAGGTAAAGAAATCGATCACATTATTAGAGGTGATACCATGATTGACTCCAGCTTCCCACAGGCCTTGCCATGCAAAAACCAACAAGGTCACAGGGCCTCTGTTGATGGACAAAGCAGAGGTCCTAGCACGGTGTGCATTCCAGGCCTAATCCACAAGTACCAGCCCAAGGTATTTGAGGATATTGTTGGCAATGAGATGGTAGTCAAAGCACTCTCAAATGCCATCCAGAGGAAGAGGGTCTCACCTCTCTATCTCTTCCATGGACCCAGTGGAGCTGGCAAGACATCCACTGCCAAGATCTTTAGCATAGCTTTGAACTGTGAGTCTCCTTCTCCTTCCAAACCATGCTGGAAATGCACCAGTTGTTCCCGAAGCCTGTATACAGCAGAAATgtgctctggaaacagaaatTCTGCCTTTGAAAACATAAGAACCCTACTTGAGGGCACCACATTCATGCAGACATTTCCTGGCTTCAAGGTTTTCATCATCAACGAGTGTCATTACCTAGCAAAATATTCCTGGCGAGAACTGTTGGAAATGATAGAAGAGGAGAATTATGGTGGTTCCCTAGTCATAATTTTGATAACAGAGGATGCAAAAGCCATTCCTAAGACTATCTCATCTCGATGCCAGAAATTTGCTTTTGCCAAGCTCAAAGATAGTGACATCGCACAGAAACTGGCAATGGTCGCATCTCATGAGGGAATTAAAATCAGCAAGGATGCTCTGAAACTAGTAGCCGCAAAAGCTGATGGAAATCTTAGGGAAGCTGAGATCTTGCTGGATCAGCTGGCACTTCTTGGACAGTGCATCACTACTTCTACGGTTCAGCAACTAGTTTGTACCCTTGGCCACTTTCTATCATCTATTATGAAGCTGCTATTAGCGCATTATCCCAATACTGCTGCTGCTTTTATTAATTGTTTCATTCTTATCTGAAATTGTCTATCCATAGGTGGGTCTGGCTTCACATGACAAGCTAAGTCACTTACTTGAGGCAGCACTTGTTGGCAATTCCCTGGAGACAGTGAGATGCACTAAGGATCTAATCGCATGCGGCATCGAACCGCAGGATCTTGTGTCTCAGTTAGCTTCTCTAGTAATGGAAATTCTAGCTGGTACTTCTCCATTGGCAACATCACATGATAAGAGAAAAATGCAAACTCAGTCTCAAGTAGTTACTTGCAGTCTCCTTTTCAGTCACTGGACATCTCTGGCTCACAAGCTACACTCTGTTGCAGGGGATAACCAACCAGAGAGATTGTGTCGAGCTTTGAAAATACTTGCTGAAACTGAGAAGCAGCTGATTATGTCTCCATGCAACCACACGACCTGGGCTACTGCTGCTCTACTGAAGATTGCATCAGGGGACAGCTTCAGTGGCAGTTCTTCAGATATCATACTGCCTAAAGATACAACCCTAGCAGGTATGCTTTTCATATTAACAAATCACATGAAAGATAACCGGTTTTCTTAAGCTGGCACACTCATTCCAAAGAATGTTTTTAGGTAAATACCATATAATTTGATATAAGTGGTGAATGGGCATCCAATATTCATCATGCCTGCAGGTGACAGTTCTGACACAGCATGCATGACGGATGGGGCGGATATCAACAAGCCTGGACCCTCCAACCACATTGACAGCAATGGGGTCAGGCATCATCCCCCTAATTCAGTGCCAGAACAAAGTACTAATGCTGATAACTTGAAAGAAAGTTTCAAAAGTATTGATGTGGAGGAAGTATGGCACAGCATCCTAGAAAGGATCCAGAATAAAGTCCTAGGAGAATTCTTGAACCAGCAAGGGAAGCTTGTATCACTAACTGTCTCAAGAGGTAATGCACTTCTACCAAACTGAAGCAACTTCATAATCTCCTACGAGACTTCTCTCTTATCGGTCATTGTACACCATTCTAACAGACAATGCCATAGTGCACTTGATGTTCAAGAACTCAGAAGACAAACTAGCAGCTGAAAAGTCTGAAGAATCCATCTCAAATGCCCTTAAAGCTGCTCTTGGATGCCCAGTCACTGTGAATGTCAGTCGTGAACCAACACAACTAGAATTTGTGACTACAAAATCAGTAACTTGCAATGAAAAGCAAGCCCCAGAACATACCCAACAACAGAGAACACAATTTCTTCAAATATCCAGACCATCCAGTAGCCTGGATAGCAGAGGGCTTGTTCTCAAACGAAGCATGAGCCAGAATTCTGGGTGGACATTGAACAGTAATTGGAGGTCCACAAAACTGCAAAACAGCATGCAAATGCATGCCCACGAAGATAAACACATTGGTAGAATAATTAGAGAAAGCATAGGCTGGAGTCCAGAGATGCCTCATGTGTCTGGTCACTTGACTGAAGGCTGCAGAGAGAGTCTCATCAAAGATCCTGAAATGGCCTACTATAAGCAGAGATGGCTGTCAATATCATCAATACAACAGGGAGATGCAAGCATTGAGCCATACAGCCAGGATTTGTTGTTTGAGGAAGCAAATGCAGATATACAGATGCGTGCAAAGAATTCAAAGCTCAACAAGGACCTTTTAAAGCTGAAACAACAAGGCAACAGCATGAAATACATGTGAGTAATGGGCATTTTTGAGATGTCAAAAGTAAGAATTACATAAGAATGTCAACACGACCTATCCAGCCGGTAGGCACCCTCTCCCCTTTGGAAGAGGTCTCAGATTTGATCTACAGTGGTGATACATGACCACCATATTTCTCAAAAAGCATTGCATAACAATACTGAAGCAGCTATTATCTTTTGCGCAGGGATCCGAATCGCTCTTGGAGTTGCACTGAGAGGTTTTGCAGGGGTGAAACAATGGTAAGATCTCATTTTACAGGTATAAACTAAGCTAGAAGCTTGCTCCTGATATACAAATTCTGTTGTGGAAACTGAAGGTGAACAACAGCATAAGGGGTTTCACAACCAATAGGCATGTGCTCAAATGGATTAATCCATGCAAAGATCCCagcattacaaaaaataaagcTAAGAAGGCCCAACAGGATCCAAGGAAGACTCCTCCAACTTCATCACattcttcatcataatacaaaatCCAGCCAAGCAACTCCTATAATTGCAGTGTCTTATTGAATGATGAGAATGTTCAAGTGCGCTGATTACAAATGAATTGAATCTTGTAGTGCCTTGTCAAGCAGTTACGTATGTTGATTCAAATGCAAGATATATGAACTTGAGTCTAGATCAAAAACGGATTTCAGTTAAACAGTAAAAGCAGAAAGGTGTAAATGGCGCCTAAACTTTCCAGATGAATCACAAATTAAAGTACTAACTTATGACAATCTTAAAGAATTAATCTTCATGAGGCAAACCAAAACATCAATgacttaaaagaaaaatcaggAAGAGAAACATGTGGTTACATGTAATGCACTCCAAGAAGAACCTTAACCGCTAGCTTATAAGGGCTTAAAGAAATGGAACATCAGATTGCTGAAAGATCTTAGTTACCGCAAGCAGGAGCAGGTGCAGGTGCAGGAGTGGATTAGGTTGCAGGTAGGGGGAAACtgaattcttaaaaaaaaaaatgaataaggaAATACGTAGTAAGTGGGTGATCAGCAAGTTTCTTAAGAGACTCTGAAATGGATGAACCACCATACGTGCCAGTATCCTGCTATTAAGAGCTAAGATATAAGGGAACAAAAAACAAATCTGTTATTGAATGACCATAatggatttattttttcaaagtaAAAACTGGTCAACTTTTTAGAATATATGCTTGTTTTCTTGAAATAACATGACATATTTATCAGTTTAAGAGAAAGCTCAAAAACTTTTAGGAAGATAGGCATCCACAATAACTTGTAGTTAGTTCAACAAGTAAATAAGCTGTATCAATCCATCGATACCATACTACCAGTGCAATGAGTCACCATTGGTCCAAAAGTCAGAGAAACTTTCCATCCACATAGGTTGGCAGGCATCCATAatcaacaaaagaaagaaagaggaatatGAACTTGAATACCACCAGCCTAAACATCATGATAAATTGTTCAGATGTAGCTAGCAGAGACAAGGAATCATGGTGTGATTCAAAAGGACATAGAACATAGATTGCAAGGTGCAGGCGTAATCAATGCTGACAGTTTTCCAATTACATTATATACGATAACCCTAAATAGGAAACATGACGAATGAGTATCCACAAAGCCAACCCCAAATAATTTGGAAAAGGCTGGACGGTTATGATTATAGTTATGATACCAATCAAGCAACCAAGAAAagcaattgtcttagattagcAGTAAGACACTGGCATTAGCACAAAGCTTAGGGCAAAGAAAATTGAGAGAATAAAGGACAAGTCATGGAACATTATATGGAATAAGACCACACAATCCAAACAACAACAGCTGCCCTTTCTAAATTAGTACGACAACACCACCTATGAAGGATCAAAACAAAATTTTCTATCTCAGCACCAACAGTTCTCCTCCAGACTTAGAATAAGACAATGAGATNNNNNNNNNNNNNNNNNNNNNNNNNNNNNNNNNNNNNNNNNNNNNNNNNNNNNNNNNNNNNNNNNNNNNNNNNNNNNNNNNNNNNNNNNNNNNNNNNNNNaattctttccttttttttttttaatttttaatttatctttttcattaaaTCTTAACATTGTAAAGGTCCTCCAACCAAGCCGCCATTGCATATCTTCTCTTGGGTCGCTGAGAATAAGCCATCATGAAAGCACCATTTCTCAGTCCATTCTTTCTCAATTATAGGCCTCGTAAGAGTCTTTCTAGATTAAAGTATATTAATTTCTTTGCCTCATTACAGCATCTGACAGCGATGACATTAAGATCTTCTTCCACTAATAGTGAGGGTGGAGAGGACGATCGCCGACCCTGACATTGCCGGGATATGGCTCAAATCAACAAAAGTACTTCGGGCTATACTTGTTGGCAGTGCCAGGATATAGTTCGAACCAGTTTTCAGCACCACCAACAAAAATATGTAGTATAATCTTACAACATGGCAGATGCTAGAATTAGCATTATTGGCAC
Proteins encoded in this region:
- the LOC140852179 gene encoding protein STICHEL-like — translated: MAIISRKEVPADLKGRSSTEELSQQCHHNSAAKIVEQRSTSAKDKNQFISFDRPVYSGKEIDHIIRGDTMIDSSFPQALPCKNQQGHRASVDGQSRGPSTVCIPGLIHKYQPKVFEDIVGNEMVVKALSNAIQRKRVSPLYLFHGPSGAGKTSTAKIFSIALNCESPSPSKPCWKCTSCSRSLYTAEMCSGNRNSAFENIRTLLEGTTFMQTFPGFKVFIINECHYLAKYSWRELLEMIEEENYGGSLVIILITEDAKAIPKTISSRCQKFAFAKLKDSDIAQKLAMVASHEGIKISKDALKLVAAKADGNLREAEILLDQLALLGQCITTSTVQQLVGLASHDKLSHLLEAALVGNSLETVRCTKDLIACGIEPQDLVSQLASLVMEILAGTSPLATSHDKRKMQTQSQVVTCSLLFSHWTSLAHKLHSVAGDNQPERLCRALKILAETEKQLIMSPCNHTTWATAALLKIASGDSFSGSSSDIILPKDTTLAGMLFILTNHMKDNRFS
- the LOC140852180 gene encoding uncharacterized protein, giving the protein MAYYKQRWLSISSIQQGDASIEPYSQDLLFEEANADIQMRAKNSKLNKDLLKLKQQGNSMKYMDPNRSWSCTERFCRGETMVNNSIRGFTTNRHVLKWINPCKDPSITKNKAKKAQQDPRKTPPTSSHSSS